From one Pristis pectinata isolate sPriPec2 chromosome 12, sPriPec2.1.pri, whole genome shotgun sequence genomic stretch:
- the LOC127576527 gene encoding zinc finger protein 235-like, with translation MEKAWKYGDCRKGLKYISQLDTRQQTCTGGRPFTCSLCGKGFTQSSTLLRHQSVHTGERPFSCSVCGKRFTQSSTLLRHQSVHTGERPFTCSLCGKGFTSSSHLNEHQLVHSEKRPFRCSDCEMCCKSRSDLRKHQRTHNREKLFICPLCGKRFAHSSNLVKHQITHSGERPFTCSICMKAFTQSSSLRKHIRVHTGERPYTCPVCGKGFTQSGSLWNHQRIHTRERPFACPVCGKGFAQSGSLWNHQRVHSGERPFTCPVCGKSFTRSSHLTSHQLLHSDKRQFWCSDCNVCCKSRSDLLKHQRNHIGQRPFICSVCGKGFKHSSNLVKHQCTHTGERPFSCSACGKTFTWPSSLWKHQHTHTGERPFICSMCGKGFTQSSSLWKHMRVHTGERAFMCGVCGKAFTQSSSLLRHQRAHK, from the coding sequence ATGGAAAAAGCATGGAAATATGGCGACTGTAGGAAAGGATTAAAGTACATTTCTCAGCTGGACACTCGTCAACAAACTTGCACTGGAGGGAGACCATTCACCTGTTCCttatgtgggaaaggattcactcagtcatccacTCTGCTGAGACACCAGTccgttcacactggggagagaccaTTCAGTTGCTCTGTGTGTGGGAAaagattcactcagtcatccacACTGCTGAGACACCAGTCTGTTCACACAGGGGAGAGGCCCTTCACCTGCTCcttgtgtgggaagggattcacttctTCATCCCATCTCAATGAACATCAGCTGGTTCACTCTGAGAAGAGACCTTTTCGGTGTTCTGACTGTGAAATGTGTTGTAAAAGCAGAAGTGATCTGCGGAAACATCAACGCACTCACAACAGGGAGAAACTGTTCATCTGCCCCCTGTGTGGGAAAAGATTCGCTCACTCATCCAACCTAGTGAAACACCAGATCACTCACTCAggagagaggccgttcacctgctccatcTGTATGAAGGCATTTACTCAGTCATCCAGCCTCCGAAAGCACATTCGAGTTCACACGGGGGAGAGGCCATACACCTGTCctgtgtgtgggaagggattcactcagtcaggCAGCCTCTGGAACCACCAACGAATTCACACCAGAGAGAGACCGTTCGCCTGTCctgtgtgtgggaagggatttgcTCAGTCAGGCAGCCTCTGGAATCATCAGCGAGTTCACAGTGGAGAAAGGCCATTCACCTGCCCTGTGTGTGGGAAGAGTTTCACTCGTTCTTCTCACCTCACTTCACATCAGCTACTACACTCTGACAAGAGACAATTCTGGTGTTCTGACTGTAATGTGTGTTGCAAGAGCAGAAGTGATTTGCTGAAACACCAACGAAACCACATTGGGCAGAGACCATTCATCTGCTCAGTGTGCGGAAAGGGCTTTAAGCACTCGTCCAACTTAGTGAAACACCAGTGCACTCATACAGGGGAGAGACCGTTCAGCTGTTCTGCCTGTGGGAAGACATTCACTTGGCCATCCAGCCTCTGGAAACACCAGCACACTCACACAGGGGAGAGACCATTCATCTGCTCcatgtgtgggaagggattcactcagtcatccagCCTTTGGAAGCACatgcgagttcacactggggaaagGGCGTTCATGTGCGGTGTGTGTGGGAAGGCATTCACTCAGTCCTCCAGCCTGCTGAGGCATCAGCGAGCTCACAAATGA